The sequence CTGCTTGAAGATCTGGGTCGCATTGGCCGAGACGCCAGTCAGGTACTGATAGGCCACCGGCAGGTCGGCAAAGAGCTTCGCCTTGGCGAGCGCGGCGGTCTGGTTGGGGTAAAGCTGACGGCCAAACACCGATCCCATCGCATCGACGAGGCCGGCCCACTGCGCATTGAGCGTGTCATAGGCCTCGCGGCAGGTCACGATGTTCGAGCTCACCTGGCCCGAAGCGGTATCCCGCGTCAGGAACCGCTGCGCGCGCGCCTGGCTTCCCGGCGCGATCGTCGCCCAGATGTCGCCGGTTTCCGCGAGCTCCTTCATCGAGTAGCGGCCGAGCAGCACGTCGTAGAACACGCATTGCCGGAAATGCTCGTCGAGATTGGCAGCAAACTCCGGATCGGAAATCCGCAAGGACCGGGTCGCATCGTAGAGCCGCGCGCCGTAGATCATCCCGTTTTTCGAATAGTTGAGATCCCCAGGCAGGCCGAACACCACTTCTGCCGAGCCCGTCAGATAGTCGCCGACCTGGCTGGTAAAGCTCGCCATCAAGGCCAAGCCCAGCGGCACGTTGCTGACATTGGCCGGGGCAAGGCTCGGATTGAGCCGGTCGGTCACATGGACATCGAGCCGCGGCACCATGAGGCAGGAGTAGATGAGCGTTGCGCCGAGGAACCAGTTGATCCAGGCGCGCCAGTCCTGATTGAACGCGAGGGTGATGGCAGACAGGCCCAGCCCCATTACCATCACCACCTGGAGCAGGCTCTTGTAGCCCCCGTTGCCGGTCCAGGCGGCGACCGCCTGGAAGACGTTGACCAGATAGTCCCCGCCGCCGACCGTGAAAATCTCGACCATGTCTGTTGTCCCGCCTGGATGTGGTTGGTCCGGTCAGTGGGTGAGGGCGCGGTTCTGGACGCCGCGCGACCAGTCCAGCGATGCGGCCATTCCGGGCGACATCGAGGCGGCCAGCACGTTCTCGATGAACGCCGTCTTCTCGATGATCTGCAGCACCGCATTGACCTTGAGGTGCGTGTTGGCCTGCCGGTCAGCGAGAGCCTGACGCACGACATTGACCTGATTCTGCCACATCGCGATCTTGGCTTCGTCGGCCCCGATGAAGCTCGACATCGAGCGGCCCGCCTCGCTCACGATCCGGTCGAGCACGGCAAACAACAGGTCGACACTGGCGATCTCGGCCAGGGTCTCCCGGTCGTCGGTCGGCATGCCCCGGCCATAGGCCGCCTGGACGGTCAGGATCTTGTAGAGCGGGATAGACGCGACTTGCAGCAGTTCCTTCTGCTCTTCGCTGATCGCGGTGTCGTCCCGGATGGCCTGAACCATACCGCCGATGAGCGCCGCCACGCGCGGCCGCAGCGCTTTCGATGCCGGCAGGCTCAGCGACTTGAAGCCCGGGTTGAGGCACTTTTCCGGCTCGTCGCAGTCGAAAATGAGGACATTGCCATTCGCCGTGCCATCCAGCAGCGAAGTCACGAGGGTGGACGATGCCTCACCGACGATTGGCACGAACTTGCCCGGCTCATCGTCCTTTGGGGGCACGTATATTATCGTGCCGAGCAGCGTCATCGCATATTCGGCGAGCTCTTCGTCGAACCGGCCGCCTGGCGAGAAGAACGCCGACTTCTTGAGGATCGTCCAGGTGTAGTTTCGCGCAACGCCCGGATTGACGTCGTCATACTTGCCCGAGCCTTGCGCGGTCGTGCTCGAGCGCTGC is a genomic window of Sphingopyxis sp. FD7 containing:
- a CDS encoding conjugal transfer protein TraH codes for the protein MKRAIAALLAAALPFALPLSGASADVGSSMDSFLNDVGGAANVNGPTAFQGQSAGYYSLGNVWTRFPQKTTNIANLQLPRARAGCGGIDIFAGSFSFINTSEIVAMLKAVANNAVGFAFSLAIDTVCPECSKIMQEFSQKAQLMNNLNINSCEMAQGLVGGIWPKGDLADKAICEAIGNSEGIFTDYAAAKHGCGTRGQRSSTTAQGSGKYDDVNPGVARNYTWTILKKSAFFSPGGRFDEELAEYAMTLLGTIIYVPPKDDEPGKFVPIVGEASSTLVTSLLDGTANGNVLIFDCDEPEKCLNPGFKSLSLPASKALRPRVAALIGGMVQAIRDDTAISEEQKELLQVASIPLYKILTVQAAYGRGMPTDDRETLAEIASVDLLFAVLDRIVSEAGRSMSSFIGADEAKIAMWQNQVNVVRQALADRQANTHLKVNAVLQIIEKTAFIENVLAASMSPGMAASLDWSRGVQNRALTH